One Bifidobacterium crudilactis genomic region harbors:
- a CDS encoding endonuclease/exonuclease/phosphatase family protein: MAVTVPARLLMLVALLGTLARLIPAQFSDIPYLPVVVSLTPWFGLAAALALVLGLLSRRWTTALIALLCLCAQVWWQYPFFTSSEGTNSTSSSATSSAPNTADNAARVMTFNVYKGRADAQSIVNTVRDERVEVLALQETTDDFVRSLEQAGISDYLPFSKVSSSDNHYGNGIWSATQLTSAVKDQVNSSSSYMPAGSVAFSGGAASIRFVSVHTTSPTAGTWTAWKRSLTELQQFAQTADTNTKYVFMGDFNATYDHAPFRNFLGSRFSDAARISGDGLTLTWPANRNHIPRLVSIDHIVLDRGISAGDTEVIKLPGSDHAALLSTIAIK, from the coding sequence ATGGCAGTAACGGTACCGGCACGGCTGCTGATGCTCGTCGCATTGTTGGGCACACTCGCACGTTTGATCCCTGCGCAGTTCTCGGATATTCCCTACCTGCCGGTCGTGGTGTCGCTCACGCCGTGGTTCGGGCTCGCAGCAGCCTTGGCGCTCGTACTGGGATTGCTTTCGCGCAGATGGACGACCGCACTTATCGCCTTGCTGTGCCTTTGCGCTCAGGTGTGGTGGCAGTACCCCTTCTTCACCTCATCGGAGGGAACGAACAGCACATCGAGTTCGGCGACTTCGAGTGCCCCCAACACTGCGGACAACGCCGCCCGAGTCATGACCTTCAATGTGTACAAGGGCAGGGCGGATGCTCAGAGCATCGTGAATACCGTGAGGGACGAGCGCGTTGAGGTGCTTGCTCTGCAGGAGACCACTGATGATTTCGTCCGCAGTCTGGAACAGGCGGGCATCTCTGATTATCTGCCCTTTTCCAAGGTCTCGTCATCCGATAATCATTACGGCAACGGCATCTGGTCGGCGACGCAGCTGACGAGCGCGGTCAAGGACCAGGTCAATTCCAGCTCTTCCTACATGCCCGCAGGTAGTGTGGCGTTCTCTGGCGGAGCTGCCTCGATACGCTTCGTTTCGGTCCACACCACGTCACCCACCGCAGGGACCTGGACGGCATGGAAGCGCAGCCTCACCGAACTTCAGCAGTTTGCGCAAACGGCAGACACGAACACCAAGTACGTATTTATGGGTGATTTCAATGCCACATACGACCATGCGCCGTTCCGGAATTTTCTCGGCAGCAGGTTCAGCGACGCCGCCAGGATATCCGGCGACGGGCTCACCTTGACATGGCCTGCAAACCGGAACCATATTCCCCGCCTGGTGTCCATAGACCATATCGTGCTTGACCGAGGCATCTCAGCAGGCGATACGGAGGTCATCAAGCTTCCCGGCTCCGACCACGCGGCATTGCTGTCGACCATTGCCATCAAGTAA
- a CDS encoding Fur family transcriptional regulator, giving the protein MPTARRVTRPRTLITEELKRSDAFSTAQTIFTNLSKRGKRVGIATVYRNLQSMAEHHEVDTVQDHGETFYRLCKDRHHHHHLVCRQCGRAVELEIPGLESWIQARAESLGFSEVSHSLEIFGICARCRRSHESTHHQLSD; this is encoded by the coding sequence ATGCCGACCGCCAGAAGAGTGACACGTCCACGGACGCTGATTACCGAAGAGCTCAAACGCTCGGACGCCTTCTCGACGGCACAAACGATTTTCACCAACCTGAGCAAGCGCGGGAAGAGAGTCGGCATCGCCACCGTCTACCGCAATCTCCAAAGCATGGCCGAGCACCATGAAGTCGACACCGTCCAGGACCATGGTGAGACCTTCTACAGGCTGTGCAAAGACCGCCATCACCACCATCATCTGGTCTGTCGTCAATGCGGAAGAGCCGTCGAACTGGAGATTCCAGGCCTGGAATCCTGGATTCAGGCACGGGCGGAATCACTCGGTTTCAGCGAAGTCAGCCATTCCCTGGAGATTTTCGGCATCTGCGCCCGATGCAGGCGGTCACATGAATCCACTCACCACCAGCTATCGGATTGA
- a CDS encoding sugar O-acetyltransferase — MEDRQGSDTAERSQLERMIAGEVYDPSDPEVAGMLAKAHQLSRDYNACAESEGERRNEILSRLLPHRGKGVWLTGPIFFDYGAFTTLGDNVYANFNITVLDVCPVTVGDNVMFGPNVSLLTPLHPLRWQERNLRPHRDGSMFDFEYGAPITIGSNCWLAGNVTVTGGVTIGEGSVIGAGAVVTHDIPANVLAAGVPCRVIRDITEADRLELPAVS, encoded by the coding sequence ATGGAAGATAGACAAGGGTCGGATACTGCAGAGCGCAGTCAGCTTGAACGCATGATTGCGGGGGAGGTATACGACCCGTCCGACCCCGAGGTGGCCGGTATGCTGGCGAAAGCCCATCAGCTGAGCCGTGATTACAACGCTTGCGCCGAGTCCGAGGGCGAACGCAGAAACGAGATCCTCAGCAGACTGCTCCCGCATCGGGGCAAGGGTGTCTGGCTGACCGGCCCGATATTCTTTGATTACGGAGCATTCACCACTCTCGGAGACAATGTCTACGCGAATTTCAACATCACGGTCCTGGATGTCTGCCCCGTGACAGTGGGCGACAACGTGATGTTCGGGCCGAATGTATCGCTGCTCACACCCTTGCATCCGCTGAGATGGCAGGAACGGAATCTTCGTCCTCACCGTGACGGCAGCATGTTCGACTTTGAATACGGCGCTCCGATAACCATCGGTTCGAACTGCTGGCTGGCCGGCAATGTCACGGTGACGGGCGGAGTGACCATTGGCGAGGGGTCGGTTATCGGAGCCGGTGCCGTGGTGACGCATGATATTCCGGCCAATGTTCTGGCCGCAGGGGTGCCGTGCAGGGTGATTCGTGACATCACCGAGGCCGACCGTCTGGAATTGCCCGCCGTGTCGTGA
- a CDS encoding sugar O-acetyltransferase: MDITDDMTATGKEEWARMIAGEVYQDTHPDIDAARLRSERLFTEYNRLGYDHPEQQQRILRELLQHVGDGVVIKPNFRCELGCNISIGSNVHINYDCAILDNAPVTLGDNVWIEPKVGLFATNHALDMKERINGACRAQPIEIGDGVWLGGHVIVLEGVRIGSGSVVGAGSVVTRDIPENAVAVGNPARVIKRIDESEKTGYLERIGARDATA; encoded by the coding sequence ATGGACATCACCGACGACATGACGGCAACCGGGAAAGAAGAGTGGGCTCGCATGATTGCGGGGGAGGTCTATCAGGACACGCACCCGGACATCGATGCGGCAAGGTTGCGTTCGGAGCGACTGTTCACCGAATACAATCGGCTCGGCTACGATCACCCCGAACAGCAGCAGCGGATTCTCAGAGAACTGCTGCAGCATGTCGGTGACGGTGTCGTCATCAAGCCGAATTTCCGGTGCGAGCTGGGCTGCAACATCTCCATCGGGTCCAATGTGCATATCAACTACGATTGCGCGATTCTTGACAACGCACCGGTAACCCTCGGCGACAACGTCTGGATTGAGCCGAAGGTCGGTCTGTTCGCCACCAACCATGCGCTTGACATGAAAGAACGCATCAATGGCGCATGCCGTGCACAACCAATCGAAATCGGCGATGGCGTATGGCTGGGCGGACATGTGATCGTGCTCGAAGGAGTGCGTATCGGCAGCGGTTCGGTTGTGGGAGCGGGGTCGGTGGTGACCAGGGATATTCCGGAAAACGCCGTTGCGGTGGGCAACCCGGCCCGCGTGATCAAACGGATTGATGAGTCGGAGAAGACCGGTTACCTGGAGCGCATCGGCGCTCGCGATGCCACTGCATGA
- a CDS encoding DUF4854 domain-containing protein has translation MKKNVISMVGAGVLSLCLTLSLAACGSSNSAEESTPKQSSSQTTKTATPQTSSSDKKSSTASSGKYASIDEYVQSSEVQSQLASVKSQAESGGMTLDVRGEDNALVYDFTLPAGMSASTAGLADKLNSGLDGQASTFQSIATMMKSAVEVDNPVVRVIYRDSAGTTITSRDFASQ, from the coding sequence GTGAAGAAAAATGTCATTAGCATGGTTGGGGCAGGTGTGCTGTCATTGTGCCTGACGCTGTCGCTGGCGGCTTGCGGGTCGTCGAACAGCGCGGAGGAGAGCACGCCGAAGCAGAGCTCGTCACAGACCACAAAGACCGCCACTCCGCAGACCAGTTCGAGCGACAAGAAGAGCTCGACCGCTTCGAGCGGCAAATATGCGTCGATTGATGAGTACGTGCAGTCGAGCGAAGTGCAGAGTCAGCTCGCCAGCGTCAAGTCCCAGGCGGAATCCGGCGGCATGACTCTGGATGTCAGAGGCGAGGATAATGCCTTGGTGTATGACTTCACGCTCCCTGCCGGCATGTCGGCTTCGACTGCAGGGCTTGCGGACAAGCTGAATTCAGGTCTGGATGGACAGGCATCCACCTTCCAGTCGATTGCCACCATGATGAAAAGCGCTGTGGAGGTCGACAATCCCGTGGTTCGCGTGATTTACCGTGATTCCGCAGGCACCACCATCACCAGCAGGGACTTCGCCTCGCAGTGA